The following are encoded together in the Peromyscus leucopus breed LL Stock chromosome 1, UCI_PerLeu_2.1, whole genome shotgun sequence genome:
- the Dkk1 gene encoding dickkopf-related protein 1 has product MTVLCAVAAVRFLVLLTAMAFCSLPLLGASATLNSVLINSNAIKNLPPPLGGAAGQPGSAVSVAPGVPYEGGNKYQTLDNYQPYPCSEDEECGTEEYCSSPSRGAAGVGGVQICLACRKRRKRCMRHAMCCPGNYCKNGICMPSDHSHLPRGEIEESIVENLGNDHSTLDGYSRRTTLTSKIYHTKGQEGSICLRSSDCATGLCCARHFWSKICKPVLKEGQVCTKHRRKGSHGLEIFQRCYCGEGLSCRIQKEHHQASNSSRLHTCQRH; this is encoded by the exons ATGACGGTTTTGTGCGCAGTGGCAGCTGTCCGGTTCTTGGTCTTGCTAACAGCGATGGCTTTTTGCAGCCTCCCTCTGCTCGGAGCCAGCGCCACCTTGAACTCGGTTCTCATCAATTCCAACGCTATCAAGAACCTGCCCCCACCGCTGGGTGGCGCTGCGGGGCAGCCGGGCTCGGCTGTCAGCGTGGCGCCCGGAGTTCCGTACGAGGGTGGGAACAAGTACCAGACTCTTGACAACTACCAG CCCTACCCGTGTTCAGAGGATGAGGAGTGCGGCACCGAGGAGTACTGCTCCAGTCCCAGCCGCGGAGCTGCGGGTGTAGGAGGAGTACAGATCTGTCTGGCTTGCAGAAAGCGCAGGAAACGCTGCATGAGGCACGCTATGTGCTGCCCCGGGAATTACTGCAAGAACG GAATATGCATGCCTTCTGACCACAGCCATTTACCGCGAGGGGAAATTGAGGAAAGCATCGTTGAAAACCTTGGCAACGACCACAGCACCTTGGATGGATATTCCAGAAGAACCACGCTGACTTCAAAAATATACCACACCAAAG GACAAGAAGGTTCTATCTGCCTCCGATCCTCAGATTGTGCCACGGGGCTGTGTTGTGCGAGACACTTCTGGTCCAAGATCTGTAAACCTGTCCTCAAAGAGGGTCAGGTGTGCACTAAGCACAGGCGGAAAGGCTCCCACGGGCTGGAGATATTCCAGCGCTGTTACTGTGGGGAAGGCCTGTCTTGCAGAATACAGAAAGAGCACCACCAAGCCAGTAATTCTTCGAGGCTCCACACCTGTCAGAGACACTAA